AGCAGGATGAGGGGATCAACAAGAAGGTGCAGGCCGCGCTGCGACACGGGTTGCGCCCGATCCTGTGCATCGGAGAGACCCTGACGGAGCGGGAGGCGGGGCAGACCGACCGGATCGTAACCCATCAGCTTCTTCGGGGACTGGAGGGAGTGGCAGGCGAGAGCCTGGGAGCCGTCGCCATCGCCTATGAGCCGGTATGGGCGATCGGCACCGGACGGGCTGCGTCCGCCGACCAGGCGACGGCAGTCCATCGCACGCTGCGCAAGGTCCTGACCGAACGATGGAACACGCGGGAGGCCGAGCCGGTTCGCATTCTGTACGGCGGGAGCGTGACGCCGGAGAATGCCGGGCAGTTCCTGGCCGCGCCTGAAATCGACGGGGCCCTGGTGGGAGGGGCTTGTCTGGACCCACAGTCGTTTGCTACAATCATCGCCTCCGCGCAGGCCCGACAAGGCTAACCCGCGCTGCGAGGGAAAGAGGAGTCCTATGTACACCCTGGCCGTGATCCTTCATGTCATCGTCTGTTTCCTGATGATCGGCGCCATCCTGTTGCAAGCCGGGAAGGGGGCCGAGATCGGGGCCGCATTCGGCGGGTCGAGCCAGACGGTGTTCGGCAGCCGCGGGCCGGGGACGTTCCTCAGCAAAGTGACCGTCGCCGCCGCGATCATCTTCATGCTGACCTCGCTCAGTCTCGCCATACTGTCCAAGGAACGGACCTTCTCCTCCACCGTCATCGACCTCAACAAGAAAAGCACCTCCACTGCCGCCCCCGCGCAAGACGCCAAGCCCAAGGACTCGTCGCAGGCCCCGGCCGGCGGCGATGCCGCACCCGCCGCTCCGACCGCGCCGTAAACGAGCACTCAGCTTTCAGCAGTCAGCCATAAGCCACAGGTCGGGGGAGCGGACAGAGTCCACTCCCTCGTTTCCGGTTGCTGAGAGCTGATCGCTGAAGGCTGAGCTAGACGGGCGTCCGCCAGGAGGCGTGGGCGGTTTCTTCACCGCGGACGATCTCGAAGAAGGTTTTCTGCAGGTCTTTCGTGATCGGGCCCGGCACACCGGTTCCGATCCGGCGCCCATCCATTTCCCGGACCGGCGTGACTTCCGCCGCCGTGCCGGTCAGGAAAATTTCGTCGGCCACATACATGGCGTCGCGGGTGAAACGTTCCTCGACCACGGGGATGTTTCGTTCACGCGCCAACTGCATGATCGAATTGCGCGTCACGCCTTCCAGGATCGACGTGAGTGGCGTCGTCTTCAGCACCCCGTTGCGGACCAGGAAAATGTTTTCGCCCGTGCCTTCCGCCACATACCCGTCCGGATCGAGCAGAATGGCTTCGTCATACCCGTCCGCCTTGGCCTCCTGCTTGGCCATGATGGAATTAACGTAGTAGCCGGACACCTTGGCCCTGGTCATGGTGACGTTGACGTGATGGCGCGTGAACGAGGACACCTTGGCCCTGATGCCCTTGGCCAGCGCGTCCTCTCCCAGATACGAACCCCACCGCCAGGCGGCGATCGCCACGCGGATGGGATTGTCGCCGGG
The sequence above is drawn from the Nitrospirota bacterium genome and encodes:
- a CDS encoding triose-phosphate isomerase, with protein sequence MRKRLIVGNWKLHKTASEAVAFVYRLSALAQATDDVEVVLAPPFTALQATAQAELPAFPFELGAQNLFWEDKGAFTGEVSAPMLKELGCRYVILGHSERRRIFGEQDEGINKKVQAALRHGLRPILCIGETLTEREAGQTDRIVTHQLLRGLEGVAGESLGAVAIAYEPVWAIGTGRAASADQATAVHRTLRKVLTERWNTREAEPVRILYGGSVTPENAGQFLAAPEIDGALVGGACLDPQSFATIIASAQARQG
- the secG gene encoding preprotein translocase subunit SecG, with amino-acid sequence MYTLAVILHVIVCFLMIGAILLQAGKGAEIGAAFGGSSQTVFGSRGPGTFLSKVTVAAAIIFMLTSLSLAILSKERTFSSTVIDLNKKSTSTAAPAQDAKPKDSSQAPAGGDAAPAAPTAP
- a CDS encoding branched-chain amino acid transaminase, with product MLQPSEKIWMDGAFVNWADASVHVLTHSLHYGLAAFEGIRCYKGRQGSSIFRLKEHVDRLYESAHIAMMKIPYDRKQLLDAIVETVRVNRLDACYIRPLVFIGYGAMGVYPGDNPIRVAIAAWRWGSYLGEDALAKGIRAKVSSFTRHHVNVTMTRAKVSGYYVNSIMAKQEAKADGYDEAILLDPDGYVAEGTGENIFLVRNGVLKTTPLTSILEGVTRNSIMQLARERNIPVVEERFTRDAMYVADEIFLTGTAAEVTPVREMDGRRIGTGVPGPITKDLQKTFFEIVRGEETAHASWRTPV